The following coding sequences are from one Paenibacillus sp. FSL R5-0912 window:
- a CDS encoding ArsR/SmtB family transcription factor, producing MYLTTDSESLKVYEALASEVRLRIIDLLSVGEMHIKEIAARLYLSSAIVSSHVAKLQKAGIVSSQMKRIDGGTYKYCSLSANFLQIKLSGAKGIARKVVEVSVPVGHYTDLQASPTCGIATTEKLIGYYDDPRYFLDPERVDAGILWFAKGYAEYKVPNYLFMDQRVQEIEISMEVGSEAPHVNEKWPSDIAFTMNGIPLGKWTSPGDFGVQRGRLTPAWWNSDVNQYGLLKVLRINAGGTYIDGQQISAVTIDEIGWQKDQWSFRLTAEDTTRRRGGLTLFGRGFGNYEQDIVFRVYYE from the coding sequence ATGTATTTAACAACGGATTCCGAATCACTGAAGGTATATGAAGCATTAGCCAGTGAAGTGCGGCTGCGGATCATTGATCTGCTCAGCGTGGGGGAGATGCATATCAAGGAAATCGCAGCCCGGCTGTATCTAAGCAGCGCCATAGTCAGCTCCCATGTGGCCAAGCTCCAAAAGGCAGGCATCGTCAGCTCCCAAATGAAGCGGATTGACGGCGGCACGTATAAATACTGCTCGCTCTCCGCTAATTTTCTGCAGATTAAATTGTCAGGAGCCAAAGGCATTGCCCGGAAGGTGGTTGAGGTCTCCGTGCCGGTGGGACATTATACCGATCTTCAGGCTTCACCAACCTGTGGCATTGCCACCACCGAGAAGCTGATCGGATATTATGATGATCCGCGTTATTTCCTGGACCCGGAGCGGGTCGATGCCGGAATTCTCTGGTTCGCCAAAGGCTATGCCGAATATAAGGTGCCGAACTATCTGTTCATGGACCAGAGGGTGCAGGAGATTGAAATTTCGATGGAGGTCGGCTCGGAAGCGCCGCATGTCAATGAGAAGTGGCCTTCAGACATTGCGTTTACGATGAATGGAATTCCGCTTGGCAAATGGACCAGTCCCGGTGATTTCGGTGTGCAGCGGGGAAGGCTGACTCCGGCCTGGTGGAATTCCGATGTGAACCAGTATGGCTTGCTGAAGGTGCTGAGGATTAACGCAGGGGGAACTTACATAGACGGCCAGCAGATTTCTGCAGTCACCATTGATGAAATAGGCTGGCAGAAGGACCAGTGGAGCTTCAGGTTAACTGCAGAAGACACCACCCGAAGGCGGGGCGGTTTAACCTTGTTCGGACGCGGGTTCGGGAATTACGAGCAGGATATTGTTTTCCGCGTGTATTACGAATAG
- a CDS encoding putative ABC transporter permease yields the protein MTMILLQDSYSALAAVSPYLFYFTVYSFLGWVLEGSYNLYSAGAFRKEGFLKGPFKPMYGCAPLLLLTGQSIGLPLPVFLMLTLIIPSAVEFVSGWLLKGIFRKQWWDYSGMPYQLQGHICLKFSLYWWGLSIACIYGLQPLVHFLYLHVEQVWTPLIPLALLLFSADLLWTFRTRRRGLRELDPTEQLELGEG from the coding sequence ATGACAATGATACTTTTGCAAGATAGTTATAGCGCACTGGCAGCTGTAAGCCCGTATTTATTCTATTTTACTGTATACTCTTTTCTGGGCTGGGTGCTTGAAGGCAGCTATAACCTCTATAGTGCAGGTGCTTTTCGCAAAGAAGGATTCTTGAAGGGGCCGTTTAAACCCATGTACGGCTGTGCGCCGCTGCTGCTGCTGACGGGACAGAGTATTGGGCTTCCGCTTCCTGTATTCCTGATGCTTACCCTGATTATTCCGTCGGCTGTTGAGTTTGTCAGCGGCTGGCTGCTCAAGGGTATTTTTCGTAAGCAGTGGTGGGATTATTCGGGAATGCCCTATCAGCTGCAGGGACATATCTGCCTGAAATTCTCGTTGTATTGGTGGGGGTTGTCTATTGCCTGTATCTATGGTTTGCAGCCGCTGGTGCATTTCCTGTATCTGCATGTTGAGCAGGTATGGACACCGTTGATTCCGCTGGCCCTGCTGCTATTCTCGGCAGATCTGCTTTGGACTTTCCGTACCCGTCGGCGCGGGCTGAGGGAGCTGGATCCTACGGAGCAGCTGGAGCTTGGTGAGGGATGA
- a CDS encoding DUF4362 domain-containing protein, producing the protein MKRFKKYYPAVIILEALIIVLLAGLWIREINKPVPLARDQLNLITHFDQLDLDRIREMIHRFKEGKGDNLTMLRWGVDSGPFIHDVYDDGKVLHWTVDSSRDGAGYNGEIEYVCQEIQLTEVEEFYRVELSDCENQPEDFKVNPVSFRKDEL; encoded by the coding sequence ATGAAGAGATTCAAGAAATACTATCCGGCTGTGATCATTCTGGAAGCGCTGATTATAGTTTTACTCGCAGGGTTATGGATACGCGAAATCAATAAGCCGGTCCCTCTGGCCAGAGATCAGCTTAACTTGATTACGCATTTTGATCAGCTGGATTTGGACAGAATTAGAGAAATGATACATAGATTTAAGGAAGGCAAGGGAGATAATCTTACCATGCTCCGGTGGGGCGTCGATAGCGGACCGTTTATTCATGATGTATATGATGACGGTAAGGTGCTGCACTGGACGGTGGATAGCAGCCGGGACGGAGCCGGGTACAATGGGGAAATAGAATATGTCTGCCAGGAGATCCAGCTTACGGAGGTCGAAGAATTCTACAGGGTAGAATTGTCTGATTGTGAGAATCAGCCGGAAGACTTCAAGGTTAATCCGGTTTCTTTTCGCAAGGATGAGCTTTAG
- a CDS encoding NUDIX domain-containing protein: MPMSEYYRELRGKTGNGLLMKPSVAAVVRDEQGRILLIRKKDETLWGLPAGAVEPGETPSRALRREVFEETGLMVTPEQILGVFGGGKYRYEYINGDQVEYTVIVFECVIVKGHLRSMDGEAEELEFFKEDELPELAIPYPPKLFVSDASDTRKVIFE, translated from the coding sequence ATGCCAATGTCTGAATATTACCGGGAGCTGCGCGGCAAGACCGGCAACGGGTTATTAATGAAGCCTTCAGTAGCGGCGGTAGTGCGGGATGAACAAGGCAGAATTCTGCTGATCCGCAAGAAAGATGAAACGCTGTGGGGGCTGCCCGCAGGGGCGGTCGAGCCTGGAGAAACACCATCCAGAGCGCTCCGCAGAGAGGTGTTCGAAGAGACGGGTCTGATGGTTACACCTGAACAGATCCTCGGCGTATTTGGCGGCGGGAAATACAGATATGAATATATAAATGGTGATCAGGTGGAGTACACGGTGATTGTGTTTGAATGCGTCATCGTCAAAGGACATCTGAGAAGTATGGACGGGGAGGCGGAAGAGCTGGAGTTCTTCAAGGAAGATGAACTGCCTGAGTTAGCCATCCCGTATCCCCCGAAGCTGTTTGTGAGCGATGCCTCTGATACACGGAAAGTTATTTTTGAGTAA
- a CDS encoding ribosomal maturation YjgA family protein yields the protein MHNPVIRSKLIYCGAVLLAVMLGLGTRVYGDQLPRFVSGHFGDAIWAGMIYLAFRVLLTRYPLRLSLMLSLCFSFGVEFSQLYQAEWIIHVRSTTAGGLILGQGFLWIDLVRYTAGILFCYVIDQILQN from the coding sequence TTGCATAATCCGGTAATAAGATCCAAACTGATCTACTGCGGCGCAGTACTGCTCGCTGTTATGCTGGGCCTTGGGACCAGGGTATATGGTGACCAGCTGCCGCGCTTTGTCAGCGGACACTTTGGGGATGCGATCTGGGCAGGGATGATCTACCTTGCCTTCCGCGTGTTGTTGACCCGGTATCCGCTAAGATTGTCGCTTATGCTCAGCCTGTGCTTCAGCTTCGGGGTTGAGTTCAGCCAGCTCTATCAGGCGGAATGGATTATACATGTACGCTCGACAACAGCAGGCGGACTGATTCTGGGCCAGGGTTTCCTCTGGATTGATCTGGTCCGGTATACGGCTGGAATTCTGTTCTGCTATGTAATTGACCAAATCTTACAAAATTGA
- a CDS encoding lipid II flippase Amj family protein — protein sequence MTNSLIVVCLLTLIIHTAETLSYSVRFAGVKLNKIAIALSLTGIIVLVSRTANMVQAPLTAKFVDYGKIDGSFPLLNYLRIIMLASSLGTLIAIALFPTFVGLFGRIISKLEIEGSIPKLLTSVTVGQLKNTRKYIRRPKVRLRSFRYLGIPKRFIVMNIFVTAFYTVGVLSSMYAAKLMPDLSTTASQASGLINGLATILLTVFIDPQLGIITHKATENVEYRDQLGKIYVLLMGSRFLGSLLGQALLVPGAHIICWLVKLI from the coding sequence ATGACGAACAGTTTAATCGTGGTATGCCTGCTGACCCTGATCATTCACACAGCAGAGACGTTATCGTATTCGGTGCGTTTTGCCGGAGTGAAGCTGAACAAGATCGCCATCGCCTTATCCCTGACCGGTATTATCGTGCTGGTCTCCAGAACGGCTAATATGGTACAGGCTCCCTTAACGGCCAAATTCGTAGACTATGGCAAAATAGACGGTAGCTTTCCGCTGCTCAATTATCTGCGGATTATTATGCTGGCTTCTTCACTGGGCACCTTGATAGCCATTGCCTTGTTTCCTACCTTCGTAGGGCTGTTCGGAAGAATCATCTCCAAGCTTGAGATTGAAGGCTCTATTCCGAAGCTCCTGACCAGTGTAACCGTCGGCCAGCTCAAGAATACGCGGAAATATATCCGCAGGCCGAAGGTGAGGCTGCGCAGCTTCCGCTACCTGGGTATTCCGAAACGATTCATCGTAATGAATATATTCGTAACGGCGTTCTACACCGTTGGGGTGTTATCCTCCATGTATGCAGCCAAGCTAATGCCTGATTTAAGCACAACTGCCTCCCAGGCTTCGGGTCTGATTAACGGGTTAGCGACGATCCTGCTGACGGTGTTCATCGACCCGCAGCTCGGGATCATTACCCATAAGGCGACGGAGAATGTGGAATACCGTGATCAGCTGGGCAAAATCTATGTTCTGCTGATGGGCTCACGCTTTCTGGGATCACTGCTCGGTCAAGCACTGCTTGTTCCGGGAGCCCACATCATTTGCTGGCTGGTGAAGCTGATCTGA